The following are from one region of the Cetobacterium somerae genome:
- the pth gene encoding aminoacyl-tRNA hydrolase, protein MKLIVGLGNPGKEYERTRHNVGFDIIDEFAEKNGFNPFKEKFQGLLTEKTVNGEKVILLKPQTYMNLSGNSIVQVVKFYKIDPMEDLIVVYDDMDLPLGKLRVKMNGSAGGHNGIKSIISHLGQDFMRVKCGIGKAKNKDENINFVLGRFTKEESEVINPMFSSVISLLDDVLKNTQIDKIMQKYNKK, encoded by the coding sequence ATGAAGTTAATAGTTGGATTAGGAAATCCTGGAAAAGAGTATGAAAGAACAAGACATAATGTTGGATTTGATATAATTGATGAGTTTGCAGAAAAAAATGGATTCAATCCATTTAAAGAAAAATTTCAAGGATTATTAACAGAAAAAACAGTAAATGGAGAAAAAGTAATTTTATTAAAACCTCAAACATATATGAATTTAAGTGGTAATTCAATAGTTCAGGTTGTTAAATTTTATAAAATAGATCCAATGGAAGATTTAATTGTTGTTTATGATGATATGGATCTACCTTTAGGAAAATTAAGAGTAAAAATGAATGGAAGCGCTGGTGGCCACAATGGAATAAAATCTATAATATCACATTTAGGTCAGGATTTTATGAGAGTAAAATGTGGAATAGGAAAAGCAAAAAATAAAGATGAAAATATTAATTTTGTTTTAGGTAGGTTTACAAAAGAGGAGTCAGAGGTTATAAATCCTATGTTTTCAAGTGTGATTTCTTTATTAGATGATGTATTAAAAAACACTCAAATAGATAAAATTATGCAGAAATATAACAAAAAGTAA